AATTTCAACAAGACGGAAGCTTCGGCGAACAACGATTGCAGCTTTTCACCCCGATTGTGGGCGTAAACTGGGGCAATTGGATGTTCTCGTACAATTATTCGTACCAAATGGGCGACATTCGCTTTGACAATGGTGGTTTTCACCAAATTACCTTGGGTTACGACATTGGCCAAGAAAAGGGCAACCGTTATGATTGCTACTGTCCTGCGGCAAATTACTAGCACTTTTTGGAAGTAAAAACCATTTCGAGTCTGGCTAGGACGGGAAACTCGATGTGAGAATGGTTCCCCTCCCGAAACTTTCGGGACCGAAATGGCGTTCAACAATAAATTTTACTTCCAACTATAGTTCTTTTTGGCCGCTTGCGCCTTGATGGCCGTAATCATGGCATTTTCAAGCTCACCAGCCTCTTCTTTTTGGTGTTTGGCCATATAGGCCTCACGCTTCGCGTTCAGTTCTTGGATCTCTTTTTGGATGCGGGCACGTTCCACTTTTTTGCTTTCGATGAATTTTTCGATTTCTCTGGAGGATTTTCCTTTTAGTTCTTCTGGCAATTCATCCTTTTCAAGTTTTGAAACATCGAATTCCGCATCCTCAGAGGCATCCACCAAATCCCATGAAGAATTGTTGTAGAGTCCTGTACTCTTGCTCACGGCCCTTTTTACCGCTACGGCTTCTTCCAATTCTACAGCATTGTCATCTTGGGCCACCTGCATTGCTTTTTTTCGTGCACCGGCATGGCCATACGAGATATAGGTGTTGTTCAGCCTTGCGTTCAATTGTATGATGACATCATCGTAAGGCGTATCGATATGCACTACTTGACGGTTGTGGTCGATGGCCATGTAATCGCCACCGGTCAATTGGGCCCCCTTTTTCCAATGTGTGGAGATGCCTTGTTCGTAATTGCCACAAAAAATGGTGTTGACGATCACATCTTTTTCTTTTGCTTGTAAGGCGGCATCCTTATAATCTAGTTTGCCCTGTGTAAAGGGTTCGTTGCCGGCAATAAAGATCATTTTAAGGTCGTCTTTGTTCTTGCCCCAGTCCAATTGTCTCAAAGAAGTATGTATTACCTGTCCGCAATATTCTTCACCACCATTGGTAGTGAGCGAAAAGAGTTTTTCTGAAATTTCATCG
This portion of the Flagellimonas lutaonensis genome encodes:
- a CDS encoding vWA domain-containing protein → MRNIKNILKSGFLALAIAAPIACEANTKKQEPTVLLAEAKSTKPSKQYVKIALLLDTSNSMDGLINQAKAQLWDIVNEFSYARCGNDSRPLLQIALYEYGNDNLSSREGYIRQVIGFISSDLDEISEKLFSLTTNGGEEYCGQVIHTSLRQLDWGKNKDDLKMIFIAGNEPFTQGKLDYKDAALQAKEKDVIVNTIFCGNYEQGISTHWKKGAQLTGGDYMAIDHNRQVVHIDTPYDDVIIQLNARLNNTYISYGHAGARKKAMQVAQDDNAVELEEAVAVKRAVSKSTGLYNNSSWDLVDASEDAEFDVSKLEKDELPEELKGKSSREIEKFIESKKVERARIQKEIQELNAKREAYMAKHQKEEAGELENAMITAIKAQAAKKNYSWK